A genomic stretch from Dissulfurispira thermophila includes:
- a CDS encoding CheR family methyltransferase: MSLLMTDDVFKQLRDFIYEKSGIFIPDNKKYFLENRLGKRLQEKNLKGYEDYLYILKYGSDKNELNTMFNLVTTNETFFFREPQQFNVFAGELFNRVVAENAKTGRRDIKIWSAACSTGEEPYTIAMILMEKPEAAAIRKEIYASDISDSVLNSAKAGIYGSYAIRNVPDTYLKKYFINTNQQYSISSAVKSLTKFMKINLIDDRDVRAVRGVDVIFCRNVLIYFDDKAKQKAVANLYDSLRPNGYLFVGTSESLHNVTRAFRPVVINKVIIYQKV, translated from the coding sequence ATGAGTTTATTAATGACTGATGATGTTTTTAAACAACTAAGGGATTTTATATACGAAAAAAGTGGTATATTTATTCCTGACAATAAAAAATATTTTTTAGAAAATAGGCTTGGTAAAAGGCTGCAGGAAAAAAATCTCAAAGGATACGAAGACTATCTTTATATTTTAAAATACGGTTCTGATAAAAATGAACTCAATACCATGTTCAATCTGGTGACAACAAATGAGACATTTTTTTTCAGAGAGCCGCAGCAGTTTAATGTCTTTGCAGGAGAACTTTTTAATCGAGTTGTTGCTGAAAATGCAAAAACAGGACGGAGGGATATAAAGATATGGTCTGCAGCATGTTCAACAGGTGAAGAGCCATATACTATTGCAATGATCCTAATGGAAAAACCAGAGGCTGCTGCTATTAGAAAAGAGATATATGCATCTGATATTAGTGATTCGGTTTTAAATTCAGCAAAAGCAGGTATTTATGGTTCTTATGCTATAAGAAATGTTCCTGACACATACTTAAAGAAGTATTTTATAAATACCAATCAACAATATTCTATATCATCTGCTGTAAAATCACTTACTAAATTCATGAAAATTAATCTTATAGATGACAGGGATGTTAGGGCAGTGAGAGGTGTTGATGTTATATTCTGTAGAAATGTGCTCATATATTTTGATGATAAGGCAAAGCAAAAGGCAGTTGCTAACCTATATGATTCATTGAGACCGAATGGTTATTTATTTGTTGGTACATCTGAAAGCCTTCACAATGTAACAAGGGCATTCAGACCAGTTGTTATTAATAAAGTAATAATTTATCAGAAGGTGTAA
- a CDS encoding chemotaxis protein CheA codes for MADEMDEIINEFVTEAEETLEKIDPMFVELETKGYDKDILNEIFRGMHTLKGAAGFLGFQQIVDVAHRAESIMKRLRDGEVALSREMMDVILKSVDTLRLLIFHIKLKDGIEEDTSELLKALDSALETAAAGGVIQEKAEVEEERQIEVKVEKVEDKGKEIEEKVEVKVEEKSEPKPQPKPKPKSQHEPVVEQITKEREVVSTLRVDVSRIDKVMDLAGEIVLARNRLLNLASKLDMSYSGDPHVDGLLETTGFLDRVTSDLQLAVMKMRMQPIQKVFGKFPRMVRDLSRNLGKDIDLEIFGEDTEVDKTVIENIGDPLVHIIRNSIDHGIESPEKRQAKGKPPKGRIIISAYQKGTMIVIEVSDDGKGIDVESVKKKALSKGLITEEESQRMSDDAAINLIFLPGFSTKEVSTELSGRGVGMDVVKTNVAKLNGYVEVITKKDVGSTFKISLPLTLAILQAMMVRIGDEYYAIPQSMIEETLRVKKSDIKDVTGQRVLTIRGKVLPMFEMSDVLGVRRKSEIDHDNSYVLVATVGDRRFCISVDELLGQEEIVIKTINGIESEECGILGATITGDGKVVLILDLAVISRGIFRTSK; via the coding sequence ATGGCTGATGAGATGGATGAAATAATAAATGAATTTGTTACAGAGGCAGAAGAGACTTTAGAAAAGATTGACCCGATGTTTGTGGAGTTGGAGACAAAGGGATATGATAAAGATATCCTCAATGAGATATTTCGCGGGATGCATACCCTTAAAGGTGCTGCAGGATTTCTTGGGTTCCAGCAGATTGTGGATGTTGCTCACAGGGCAGAGAGTATCATGAAAAGGCTTCGCGATGGTGAAGTAGCACTTTCAAGAGAAATGATGGATGTGATTCTCAAAAGTGTGGATACCTTGAGGCTCCTTATATTTCATATAAAACTTAAAGATGGCATAGAAGAAGATACATCAGAACTTTTAAAGGCTCTTGATTCTGCATTAGAAACAGCGGCTGCAGGAGGAGTGATTCAGGAAAAGGCAGAGGTTGAGGAAGAAAGACAAATTGAGGTTAAGGTAGAAAAGGTAGAAGATAAAGGGAAAGAGATAGAAGAAAAAGTTGAAGTTAAGGTTGAGGAGAAATCCGAACCTAAACCTCAACCTAAACCTAAACCGAAATCTCAACATGAGCCTGTGGTCGAGCAGATAACAAAAGAAAGGGAGGTTGTTTCTACTCTAAGAGTTGATGTATCAAGAATAGATAAGGTAATGGACCTTGCAGGAGAAATTGTGCTTGCAAGAAATAGGTTGCTTAATCTTGCTTCTAAACTTGACATGAGTTATTCAGGCGACCCCCATGTGGATGGTCTTCTGGAGACAACAGGATTTCTTGATAGGGTTACATCAGATTTACAGCTTGCTGTAATGAAGATGAGAATGCAGCCAATTCAGAAGGTCTTTGGCAAGTTTCCGAGAATGGTTAGGGATTTATCAAGGAATTTGGGCAAGGATATTGATTTAGAGATATTTGGTGAAGATACAGAGGTTGACAAGACAGTCATAGAAAATATCGGCGATCCCCTTGTGCATATCATAAGGAATTCAATAGACCATGGCATAGAGTCTCCTGAAAAAAGACAGGCCAAAGGAAAACCACCAAAAGGCAGAATAATTATAAGTGCTTATCAGAAGGGCACAATGATTGTTATAGAGGTATCTGATGATGGAAAGGGCATAGATGTAGAATCTGTCAAGAAAAAGGCATTGTCAAAGGGTCTGATAACAGAGGAAGAGTCGCAGAGGATGTCTGATGATGCTGCAATAAACCTTATATTTTTGCCTGGATTTTCTACAAAGGAGGTTTCCACAGAACTGAGTGGCCGCGGCGTTGGAATGGATGTTGTAAAGACAAATGTTGCAAAACTGAACGGATATGTTGAGGTGATTACAAAAAAGGATGTTGGTAGTACATTTAAAATAAGCTTACCGCTTACACTTGCAATACTTCAGGCAATGATGGTTAGGATAGGCGATGAATATTATGCAATACCACAGTCAATGATAGAAGAGACTCTCAGGGTAAAAAAGAGCGATATAAAGGATGTAACAGGGCAACGGGTATTGACCATACGAGGCAAGGTCCTGCCAATGTTTGAAATGTCTGATGTATTAGGTGTGAGAAGGAAGTCAGAGATAGATCATGATAATAGTTATGTACTTGTTGCCACAGTTGGAGATAGGAGATTCTGTATATCAGTTGATGAGTTGTTAGGTCAAGAAGAGATTGTCATAAAGACTATCAATGGCATAGAATCAGAGGAGTGTGGGATTCTTGGTGCAACAATTACAGGTGATGGAAAGGTTGTTTTAATCCTTGACCTTGCTGTGATTTCAAGGGGAATATTTAGAACAAGCAAATAA
- a CDS encoding chemotaxis response regulator CheY → MFNFGIKVLVVDDFPTMRRIVKNLLKQIGFENIDEAEDGAQALNKLRSGNYGLVVSDWNMPNMEGIDLLRNVRQEAEPLKNIPFLMVTAEAEKEKVIEAIKAGVDNYIVKPFTAEVLKEKLEKIAEKKTSLKAG, encoded by the coding sequence ATGTTTAATTTTGGCATTAAGGTTCTTGTGGTAGACGACTTTCCAACTATGAGGAGGATAGTTAAAAATCTTTTAAAACAGATAGGTTTTGAAAATATAGATGAGGCAGAAGATGGAGCACAGGCACTTAATAAGCTGAGAAGCGGGAATTATGGACTTGTGGTATCAGACTGGAATATGCCGAATATGGAAGGAATAGACCTCCTGAGGAATGTAAGGCAGGAGGCTGAACCACTTAAAAATATACCATTCCTCATGGTAACTGCTGAAGCAGAAAAAGAAAAGGTTATCGAGGCAATAAAGGCAGGGGTTGATAATTACATTGTTAAACCATTTACAGCCGAAGTGTTGAAAGAAAAACTCGAAAAAATAGCAGAAAAGAAAACATCTCTTAAAGCGGGATGA
- a CDS encoding response regulator yields MKILIVDDDKTTRKLLSLYLKGKGYDVITAENGLDAMEKIGTEDINFILTDMNMPYMDGIEFTRNLKSDPTLNSIPIVMITTEADEDEKKRAFEAGVDDYLVKPTNADQINESIKRILKKMFSTGGEGNV; encoded by the coding sequence ATGAAGATACTGATTGTTGATGATGACAAGACTACAAGGAAGTTATTAAGTCTATATCTTAAGGGAAAGGGATATGATGTAATAACTGCAGAAAATGGGTTAGATGCTATGGAAAAGATTGGAACAGAGGATATTAATTTTATTCTAACTGACATGAACATGCCTTATATGGATGGAATAGAGTTTACAAGAAATCTGAAATCTGACCCAACCCTGAATAGTATTCCTATTGTTATGATTACCACAGAAGCTGACGAGGATGAGAAAAAAAGGGCATTTGAAGCTGGTGTAGATGATTATCTTGTCAAACCAACCAATGCTGACCAGATAAATGAAAGCATAAAGAGAATACTTAAAAAGATGTTTAGTACAGGAGGTGAGGGTAATGTTTAA